A stretch of Meiothermus sp. CFH 77666 DNA encodes these proteins:
- a CDS encoding PIG-L deacetylase family protein → MDLLVVVPHPDDEVFGAGGTLIQYADWGLETGLITLTKGEAGRTLGLCTPEELGAFRAEELKRAVDILKVGHFELYDFPNGRPNGSVEGEARGHGFATPNGVADHPEIVDLLLWRLEVLRPRAIITFAPNGSNRHPDHVATHQFVTKAVQKSGRRIKLFYYAPPHPQPEYVDGWLPPNHVRHLPMEVLLQKLRAMAQHRTQALSVLNFMDRFSYRLATETFHLAGYEGPVQHELLWYARR, encoded by the coding sequence ATGGACTTGCTGGTGGTGGTTCCCCATCCCGATGATGAAGTGTTTGGTGCGGGGGGGACGCTCATTCAATATGCCGACTGGGGTCTGGAAACGGGCCTGATCACCCTGACCAAAGGGGAAGCTGGGCGCACCCTGGGCCTGTGTACGCCCGAAGAACTAGGGGCTTTTCGGGCAGAGGAGTTGAAACGTGCGGTGGACATCCTCAAGGTGGGGCATTTTGAGCTTTACGATTTCCCCAATGGGCGGCCCAATGGTTCGGTGGAAGGGGAGGCTCGAGGGCATGGCTTTGCTACTCCCAATGGGGTGGCCGACCATCCTGAAATTGTGGACTTGCTGCTATGGCGCTTGGAAGTATTGCGGCCCAGGGCCATCATTACCTTTGCCCCCAATGGTTCCAACCGCCACCCCGACCACGTGGCCACCCACCAGTTTGTAACCAAAGCGGTTCAAAAGTCGGGGCGGCGAATCAAGCTCTTCTACTATGCGCCGCCCCATCCCCAGCCGGAGTATGTGGATGGTTGGCTGCCGCCCAACCACGTGCGGCATTTGCCGATGGAGGTTTTGCTGCAAAAGCTGCGGGCCATGGCCCAGCACCGCACCCAGGCGCTCTCGGTGCTCAACTTTATGGATCGTTTTTCGTATCGGCTGGCCACCGAGACCTTTCACCTGGCGGGCTATGAGGGGCCTGTGCAGCACGAACTGCTCTGGTATGCCAGGCGGTAG
- a CDS encoding lipid-A-disaccharide synthase-related protein yields MSRIVLISNGHGEDIIGAALAQELRALGYTLQAVPLVGRGGVYEEAGFVVLGPRQEMPSGGFALQSLAAIWADLKAGWVSMSLAHYRAVKEAAQEAVATLVVGDVYALLVGYFMGRPPLFLMQCRSSLRAWQPQGWSRPYSALERFLMRRAVGVYPREPEGEHWLRAHGVPHACYLGNPMLDALEGVPLELKPPYLLLLPGSRRDAYESLPKMLEACRLLSDTGLTPVVAWAGLSLEGWSGAEGWKLEPTGRQEGITHTLNHPDGTRVYLSQGAFRDCILGAKVAISTSGTAAEQAAGYGVPLVSFPTSGPQYTPAFAAQQKRLLREALLLVEPHPEAIAQGVRQFWGSPELLEQARAAGRAAMGVPGAARRIALEIHRQLQATDQGSGQCPSR; encoded by the coding sequence ATGAGCCGCATTGTGCTGATCTCCAACGGGCACGGCGAGGACATCATCGGGGCGGCGCTGGCCCAGGAACTCCGGGCCCTGGGCTATACCCTACAGGCGGTACCCCTGGTGGGCCGGGGTGGGGTTTACGAAGAGGCGGGCTTTGTGGTGCTGGGGCCCCGCCAGGAAATGCCCTCGGGCGGCTTCGCGCTGCAAAGCCTGGCGGCCATCTGGGCCGACCTGAAAGCGGGCTGGGTCTCGATGAGCCTGGCGCACTACCGCGCCGTGAAGGAGGCCGCGCAGGAAGCGGTGGCGACGCTGGTGGTGGGGGATGTTTACGCCCTGCTGGTGGGCTATTTTATGGGGCGGCCCCCGCTTTTTCTGATGCAGTGCCGCTCCTCGCTGCGGGCCTGGCAGCCGCAGGGCTGGAGCCGGCCCTACAGCGCCCTCGAGCGCTTCCTGATGCGCCGGGCGGTGGGGGTGTATCCGCGCGAGCCAGAGGGCGAGCACTGGCTCAGGGCCCACGGGGTGCCCCACGCCTGCTACCTGGGCAACCCCATGCTCGATGCCCTGGAGGGGGTTCCGCTGGAGCTAAAGCCCCCCTACCTGCTGCTTTTGCCGGGGTCGCGCCGCGATGCCTACGAAAGCCTGCCCAAAATGCTCGAGGCGTGTCGTTTGTTATCCGATACGGGCCTTACCCCTGTGGTGGCCTGGGCGGGGCTGTCTCTGGAAGGGTGGAGTGGGGCAGAGGGCTGGAAGCTGGAGCCAACCGGAAGGCAAGAAGGGATCACCCATACGCTAAACCATCCCGACGGAACGCGGGTATATCTTAGCCAGGGAGCCTTCAGGGACTGCATTCTTGGGGCAAAGGTGGCTATTTCCACCAGTGGGACAGCCGCCGAGCAGGCCGCGGGGTATGGGGTTCCTCTGGTAAGCTTTCCCACCTCGGGGCCGCAGTACACCCCGGCCTTTGCCGCCCAGCAAAAGCGCTTGCTGCGCGAAGCCCTGCTGCTGGTGGAGCCGCATCCCGAGGCCATAGCCCAGGGCGTCCGGCAGTTTTGGGGCTCACCAGAGCTGCTCGAGCAAGCCAGAGCCGCCGGACGGGCCGCGATGGGCGTGCCGGGGGCGGCCCGGCGAATTGCCCTGGAGATTCACCGGCAGTTGCAGGCTACGGACCAGGGCTCCGGGCAATGCCCGTCTCGATGA
- a CDS encoding aminodeoxychorismate/anthranilate synthase component II → MKPQATGHGPQARILIIDNYDSFTYNLVQYLGELGADLTVWRNDYFELKDVEDFDPDGIVVSPGPCTPKEAGLSVPLIQRYAPKYPILGVCLGHQSIGEAFGARVVRHKVIVHGKTSRIEHDGSGVFAGLAGPFTATRYHSLVVEDLPEALEVNAWLDEAGGRTVMGLRHRHYPTHGVQFHPESVLTEGGQRMLANFLKLCE, encoded by the coding sequence ATGAAGCCACAAGCAACAGGCCACGGGCCACAAGCCCGCATTCTGATCATTGACAACTACGACTCCTTCACCTACAACCTGGTGCAGTACCTGGGTGAGCTGGGAGCAGACTTGACGGTCTGGCGCAACGACTACTTCGAGCTGAAGGATGTGGAGGACTTCGACCCGGACGGCATCGTGGTCTCGCCCGGCCCCTGCACGCCCAAGGAGGCGGGTCTGTCGGTACCACTGATACAGCGGTACGCGCCCAAATATCCCATCCTGGGCGTATGTTTGGGCCACCAGAGCATTGGCGAGGCCTTCGGGGCCCGTGTGGTGCGGCATAAGGTGATTGTGCACGGCAAGACCAGCCGCATCGAGCACGACGGGAGCGGGGTGTTTGCCGGGCTTGCTGGGCCGTTCACGGCCACCCGCTACCACTCCCTGGTGGTGGAGGATTTGCCGGAGGCGCTCGAGGTCAACGCCTGGCTCGACGAAGCGGGAGGCCGCACCGTGATGGGCCTGCGCCACCGCCACTACCCCACCCACGGGGTGCAGTTCCACCCCGAGTCGGTCTTGACCGAGGGCGGGCAGCGGATGCTGGCAAATTTTCTTAAGCTGTGTGAGTAA
- a CDS encoding glycosyltransferase family 2 protein has translation MDFSIVIPTHNRAELVARTVAAFLAQEGASFEVIVVDDGSSDDTASRLQSFADGRLRLVQQANRGLAAARNAGFAQAQGRYVLFNDDDIIPEPGFLQAHLELHRRYGPVAAVSRTQIPDTLGQDPFTCFWRARAESGVRGRADGALLGRGGYWFASLSLERARLPANPFAPFAGYGWEEHELGLRLWVQGIRPRLAAKARATHEDRVNLEGMLHKFRSMGRVAWQFYRMHPSPQVALWTGANPLSLALKRWAYPWRVAERMLQNRGWEQGARAGSAYRFLLEAAYTQGLLEGRGG, from the coding sequence ATGGATTTCAGCATCGTCATCCCCACCCACAACCGGGCCGAACTGGTCGCCCGGACGGTGGCGGCTTTTCTGGCGCAGGAGGGGGCCAGTTTTGAGGTCATCGTGGTGGACGATGGCTCCAGCGACGACACCGCTTCACGCTTGCAGTCCTTCGCAGATGGGCGGCTGCGGTTGGTGCAGCAGGCCAACCGGGGCCTGGCTGCCGCCCGCAACGCGGGTTTTGCCCAGGCCCAGGGCCGGTACGTGCTGTTCAACGACGACGACATCATCCCGGAGCCGGGGTTTTTGCAGGCGCACCTCGAGCTGCACCGCCGGTATGGCCCGGTAGCTGCCGTGAGCCGAACCCAGATTCCGGATACGCTGGGCCAGGACCCCTTTACGTGCTTCTGGCGGGCGCGGGCCGAGAGTGGGGTTCGGGGCAGGGCCGATGGGGCCCTGCTGGGGCGCGGCGGGTACTGGTTTGCCAGCCTCTCGCTGGAGCGGGCCCGGCTGCCGGCGAACCCCTTTGCCCCGTTTGCCGGGTATGGCTGGGAAGAGCACGAGCTGGGCCTGCGGCTGTGGGTGCAGGGCATCCGTCCCCGTCTGGCCGCCAAGGCCCGGGCGACCCACGAAGACCGGGTGAACCTCGAGGGGATGCTGCACAAGTTTCGTAGCATGGGGCGCGTGGCCTGGCAGTTTTACCGGATGCACCCCAGCCCGCAGGTGGCCCTCTGGACCGGGGCGAACCCGCTTTCGCTGGCGCTCAAACGCTGGGCCTACCCCTGGCGGGTAGCGGAGCGGATGCTCCAGAACCGGGGCTGGGAACAGGGGGCGCGGGCGGGCTCGGCTTACCGCTTCTTGCTCGAGGCCGCCTATACCCAGGGGCTTCTGGAGGGTAGGGGTGGCTGA
- a CDS encoding amidase family protein: MPRRVQLFLALVFLGLGLVVWWAMSQAAEKRLNPNKRDWESFVARQVAEQTAERPYPLRRTLNFSPFEAALERLEAPVLERLQTLTQKATIPELQAEMQAGCLTSEQLTLFYLWRIRRYNDRLRAYLELNPAALEEARARDTERQQGKVRGVLHGIPLSLKDNISTAGPLHTTAGAAVLAEHIADRDAFIVQKLRAAGAVILGKNNLSEWANFMTSQSVNGYSTLGGHTRNPYGPFDVGGSSSGTAVAVAANLAVAGIGSETSGSLIYPAAQNSVFTLKPTLGLVSRDRILPITAAQDTAGPMSKNAPDLAVLMSVITGHDPTDAATQLAEGFSFPPVAKSPALPLRVGWVQHIQRKGDAEALAQVARALGALGAEVVEVPFPESAIEMMPVLHAGMRQDLASYLQTTGAAIRGLQDVLEYNRQHPEAMLYGQDLLETSLAHPLSGAEYQALVDKNRQQGRERLLDLMQEHQVEVLLVVGNSLSVLTSTSGFPVVNFPAGYRQSGEPIGASLVGKPLQDPWLIGLAQAVSEHLKVRKPPLLR; encoded by the coding sequence ATGCCCAGAAGGGTTCAACTGTTCTTGGCCCTGGTTTTCCTGGGTTTGGGGCTGGTAGTGTGGTGGGCGATGAGCCAGGCTGCCGAAAAACGTCTGAATCCCAATAAGCGCGACTGGGAAAGCTTTGTGGCCCGCCAGGTGGCCGAACAAACTGCTGAACGCCCCTACCCTTTGCGGCGAACGCTAAACTTCAGCCCCTTCGAGGCGGCGCTGGAACGGCTCGAGGCGCCCGTGCTCGAGCGCCTGCAAACCCTCACCCAGAAGGCCACCATCCCTGAGCTCCAGGCCGAGATGCAGGCCGGATGCCTCACCTCCGAGCAGCTCACGCTGTTTTACCTGTGGCGCATCCGGCGCTACAACGATCGGTTGCGGGCTTATCTGGAGCTGAATCCGGCGGCACTCGAGGAAGCCCGCGCCCGCGACACAGAGCGCCAGCAGGGGAAGGTGCGCGGGGTGCTCCACGGCATTCCCCTCAGCCTCAAGGACAACATCTCCACGGCGGGCCCCCTGCACACCACCGCAGGTGCGGCCGTGCTGGCCGAGCACATTGCCGATCGGGATGCCTTCATTGTGCAAAAGCTGCGGGCCGCCGGCGCGGTGATTCTGGGCAAGAACAACCTTTCGGAGTGGGCCAACTTCATGACCAGCCAGTCGGTCAACGGCTACAGCACGCTGGGCGGCCATACCCGCAACCCCTACGGCCCCTTTGATGTGGGGGGCAGCAGCAGCGGCACCGCCGTAGCAGTGGCGGCCAACCTGGCCGTGGCCGGTATCGGCTCCGAGACCTCCGGCTCGCTCATCTACCCCGCCGCCCAGAACAGTGTGTTCACCCTCAAACCCACCCTGGGCCTGGTAAGCCGCGACCGCATCCTCCCCATTACTGCCGCCCAGGACACCGCCGGGCCCATGAGCAAAAACGCCCCCGACCTGGCCGTGCTGATGTCGGTCATAACAGGCCACGACCCTACCGACGCCGCCACCCAGCTAGCCGAGGGTTTCAGCTTTCCGCCCGTGGCCAAGAGCCCCGCCCTGCCGCTACGGGTGGGCTGGGTGCAGCACATCCAGCGCAAGGGCGACGCGGAAGCCCTGGCCCAGGTAGCCAGAGCACTCGGCGCTCTGGGCGCAGAAGTGGTAGAGGTGCCCTTTCCGGAAAGCGCCATCGAGATGATGCCGGTGCTGCACGCCGGTATGCGGCAAGACCTGGCTTCGTATCTGCAAACCACCGGGGCGGCCATCCGGGGTCTGCAAGACGTCCTCGAGTACAACCGCCAGCACCCCGAGGCCATGCTCTATGGGCAGGATTTGCTCGAGACCTCGCTTGCCCATCCGCTCAGCGGGGCCGAGTACCAGGCCCTGGTTGACAAAAACCGCCAGCAAGGCCGCGAACGCCTGCTGGACTTGATGCAGGAGCACCAGGTAGAGGTGCTGCTGGTGGTGGGCAACAGCCTGAGCGTGCTCACCTCCACCTCGGGCTTCCCGGTGGTGAACTTCCCGGCCGGCTACCGCCAGAGCGGCGAACCCATCGGGGCCTCGTTGGTAGGGAAGCCTTTGCAAGACCCTTGGCTGATTGGCCTGGCTCAGGCGGTTTCGGAGCACCTAAAGGTTCGCAAGCCGCCCCTGCTGCGCTAA
- a CDS encoding glycosyltransferase family 2 protein yields the protein MAEPLVYILILNYRAWRDTVACLGALEHLEYPNYRVLVLDNASDNDSVAQIRTAFPGVEVLELERNLGFAGGNNVGIRRALAEGAAYVWLLNPDTLPDTQALAAMVEQAQQDTQIGAVGSVLYEMDRPEQVQAWGGGEVVWPWGLIRLLNQECQAARLNYISGASLLLRRAALEQVGLLDEGFFMYGEDADLGLRLLKSGFKLAVAAESRVWHRGGTSWQGSSLDADEQFAAYNTRLLRKHAPWPWLAVLGYGSFWLAEYALRRRWDKIGALWRGIGRGWQLPIAPGADGLSDRATPS from the coding sequence GTGGCTGAGCCTCTGGTCTACATTCTGATTCTCAACTATCGGGCCTGGCGCGATACGGTGGCCTGCCTGGGGGCTTTAGAGCACCTCGAGTACCCCAACTACCGCGTGCTGGTGCTGGACAACGCATCCGACAACGACTCGGTCGCCCAGATCCGGACGGCCTTTCCAGGGGTTGAGGTGCTGGAATTAGAGCGCAACCTGGGGTTTGCGGGGGGCAACAACGTGGGGATTCGGCGGGCCCTGGCCGAAGGGGCCGCGTATGTCTGGTTGCTCAACCCGGATACCCTGCCCGACACCCAGGCACTGGCTGCCATGGTTGAACAGGCCCAGCAAGACACGCAGATCGGGGCGGTGGGCTCGGTGCTCTACGAGATGGACAGGCCCGAACAGGTGCAGGCCTGGGGTGGGGGTGAGGTGGTGTGGCCCTGGGGCCTGATTCGCTTGCTGAACCAAGAGTGTCAGGCCGCACGGCTGAACTACATCAGCGGGGCCAGCCTGCTGCTGCGGCGGGCGGCCCTCGAGCAGGTGGGGTTGCTGGACGAGGGCTTTTTCATGTACGGCGAGGATGCCGACCTGGGTTTGCGGCTTTTGAAGAGCGGGTTCAAGCTGGCGGTAGCTGCTGAGTCGCGGGTCTGGCACCGGGGCGGGACTTCCTGGCAGGGCTCTAGCCTGGACGCCGACGAGCAGTTTGCCGCCTACAACACCCGGCTTTTGCGTAAACACGCCCCCTGGCCCTGGCTGGCGGTGCTGGGGTATGGCAGTTTCTGGCTGGCCGAGTATGCCCTGCGCCGCCGCTGGGACAAGATAGGAGCCCTCTGGCGCGGCATCGGACGGGGCTGGCAACTGCCCATAGCACCGGGCGCCGATGGTTTGTCAGACCGAGCAACACCCTCTTAA
- the trpD gene encoding anthranilate phosphoribosyltransferase — protein MDELRKALLAEPLSQAEAHALMNRIMAGELTPVQTAGVLMALRTRGETTEEIAGFAAGMREAAVRVETRRKPLMDIVGTGGVAPDAFNISTTTCFVVAAGGVAIAKHGNRAASSKSGSFDLLEALGIKIDIPIARVTEAIETLGLGFLFARSHHPAMRYVAPVRAELGVRTVFNLLGPLTNPAFATLNLVGVSSPALLEPFAQVLHSLGSERALVVHGEGVDELVLGQNQVAELSNGQIRRYTLRPEEVGLPSAPYETIKGGTPQENAETARAILSGQDRSPKRHAVALNAGAAFYLAGKAPNIAEGVVLANELLDSGAGLEVLERLIQLSQA, from the coding sequence GTGGACGAACTCAGAAAAGCCCTACTGGCCGAACCTTTATCGCAAGCCGAGGCTCATGCCCTGATGAACCGCATCATGGCGGGTGAACTGACCCCGGTGCAGACCGCAGGCGTGCTGATGGCCCTGCGCACGCGGGGCGAAACCACCGAGGAAATTGCCGGATTTGCCGCCGGTATGCGCGAGGCGGCGGTGCGCGTAGAAACCCGGCGCAAGCCGCTCATGGACATCGTGGGCACCGGGGGGGTTGCACCCGATGCCTTCAACATCTCCACCACCACCTGCTTTGTGGTGGCCGCCGGAGGCGTGGCCATTGCCAAGCACGGCAACCGGGCGGCCTCGTCCAAGTCGGGCTCTTTTGACCTGCTCGAGGCGCTCGGCATCAAAATTGACATCCCCATCGCCAGGGTGACCGAGGCCATCGAAACCCTGGGGCTGGGGTTCCTGTTCGCCCGCAGCCATCACCCGGCCATGCGCTATGTGGCCCCGGTACGGGCCGAGCTGGGGGTGCGTACCGTGTTTAATCTGCTGGGGCCGCTGACCAACCCCGCTTTCGCCACCCTGAACCTGGTAGGGGTGAGCAGCCCGGCTTTGCTGGAGCCTTTTGCCCAGGTGCTGCACAGCCTGGGCTCCGAGCGGGCCCTGGTGGTGCACGGCGAGGGCGTGGACGAGCTGGTGCTGGGCCAGAACCAGGTGGCCGAGCTTTCCAACGGACAGATCCGGCGCTACACCCTGCGCCCGGAGGAAGTGGGGCTTCCCTCTGCGCCCTACGAAACGATTAAGGGCGGAACGCCGCAGGAAAATGCAGAGACCGCCCGGGCCATCTTGAGCGGGCAGGACAGAAGCCCCAAACGCCATGCCGTTGCCCTCAATGCGGGGGCCGCTTTTTACCTGGCGGGCAAGGCTCCCAACATTGCCGAGGGGGTGGTGCTGGCCAACGAGCTGCTGGACAGCGGGGCGGGCCTCGAGGTGCTCGAGCGCCTGATCCAACTCTCCCAGGCATGA
- the trpE gene encoding anthranilate synthase component I: MQISAKTTPTIPVKKTLLADLETPVTAYLKLSEKSSPSFLLESVEGGKAWARWSFVGVGARNVWRLKQGVFTLNGEVLPTTDPLRTLYQAIHRPIAPDPDLPLFWGGAVGYAAYDLIRYYEKLPSQKPDLLEVPDLLFVEPEVVVVFDQFKQQMHIVAPAPEGERAEALERIAWAERKLGGPLPGVPGERAGRRMDFSQNVSQAEYEGMVERALEYIRAGDIFQVVPSLRLSAPLNVHPFAVYRALRSVNPSPYMGFLELGEVTLVSSSPESLLRSDGRKVTTRPIAGTRRRGKDAAEDQALAEELLADEKERAEHVMLVDLSRNDLGRVCRFGSVRPTQLMTVENYSHVMHIVSTVEGELREDKTPLDALASVLPMGTVSGAPKIRAMEIIEELEPSRRGAYGGAFGYVAYDGHMDVALTLRTIVIAKEQLHIQAGAGVVYDSNPTAEYQECLNKAQAMLKAVRLAEEGL, from the coding sequence ATGCAAATCTCGGCAAAAACCACGCCTACGATTCCGGTCAAGAAAACCCTGCTAGCCGACCTCGAGACCCCCGTCACGGCCTACCTGAAGCTTTCCGAAAAAAGCAGCCCCAGCTTTTTGCTGGAGTCGGTGGAGGGGGGCAAGGCCTGGGCCAGGTGGAGCTTTGTGGGGGTGGGGGCTCGCAATGTGTGGCGGCTCAAGCAGGGGGTGTTTACCCTGAATGGAGAGGTGCTGCCCACCACCGACCCACTCCGCACCCTCTACCAGGCCATCCACCGGCCCATAGCGCCCGATCCCGATCTGCCCCTCTTTTGGGGGGGTGCGGTGGGGTATGCGGCCTACGACCTGATTCGTTACTACGAGAAGCTCCCCAGCCAGAAGCCTGATCTGCTCGAGGTTCCCGACCTATTGTTTGTCGAGCCCGAGGTGGTGGTGGTCTTCGACCAGTTCAAGCAGCAGATGCACATTGTGGCCCCAGCCCCGGAGGGTGAACGGGCCGAGGCCCTGGAGCGCATCGCCTGGGCCGAGCGGAAACTTGGCGGCCCGCTACCCGGTGTGCCGGGTGAGCGAGCCGGGCGGCGCATGGACTTCAGCCAGAACGTCTCTCAGGCCGAGTACGAGGGCATGGTGGAGCGGGCGCTGGAGTATATCCGGGCGGGCGATATTTTTCAGGTTGTGCCCAGTCTGCGCCTATCGGCTCCCCTCAACGTACATCCTTTTGCCGTCTACCGCGCCCTGCGCTCGGTGAACCCCAGCCCCTACATGGGTTTTTTGGAGCTGGGCGAGGTGACGCTGGTCTCGAGCAGCCCCGAGAGCCTGCTGCGCTCGGATGGACGCAAGGTGACCACCCGGCCCATTGCCGGGACACGCCGACGGGGCAAAGACGCCGCCGAAGACCAGGCCCTGGCCGAAGAACTGCTCGCGGACGAGAAGGAGCGGGCCGAGCATGTGATGCTGGTAGACCTCTCGCGCAACGACCTCGGAAGGGTCTGCCGCTTCGGCAGCGTGCGGCCCACCCAGCTCATGACGGTGGAGAACTACTCGCACGTAATGCACATTGTCTCTACCGTAGAGGGCGAACTGCGCGAGGACAAAACCCCCCTCGACGCGCTGGCCTCGGTCTTGCCGATGGGCACTGTTTCGGGAGCCCCCAAGATTCGGGCTATGGAGATTATCGAGGAGCTCGAGCCCTCCCGCCGGGGGGCCTACGGGGGCGCCTTCGGCTACGTAGCCTATGACGGCCACATGGACGTGGCCCTGACCCTGCGAACCATTGTGATTGCGAAGGAACAGCTGCACATCCAGGCCGGGGCTGGGGTGGTCTACGACTCCAACCCCACGGCGGAGTACCAGGAGTGCTTGAACAAGGCCCAGGCCATGCTCAAGGCGGTGCGGTTGGCGGAGGAGGGGCTTTAG
- a CDS encoding HAD family hydrolase, producing MRWLTFDLDGTLAHWPFRHLMRPHMEPLLAQPTIRAALREEYLNRLAQGDPTRVYDWGDIHRAVQEKLGLPPIFPNLFEVLAEARFENEMLYPDVLTGLAAFRSQGYRIAVATNGLARYQQVLVDKLAIPYDRMLAPDISQALKPDPAFWNPVRSEPVDTIVHIGDLLSQDIWGANGAGLVAVWIWRTMPQDWRATPVHERTRRPDLDAVIEARVQRELEEHGFVGRVRPQAPPQPDYIVADLHELRAVLR from the coding sequence ATGCGCTGGCTGACCTTCGACCTCGACGGCACCCTGGCCCACTGGCCCTTCCGCCACCTGATGCGGCCCCACATGGAACCCTTGTTGGCACAGCCGACCATCCGAGCGGCCCTGCGCGAGGAGTACCTGAATCGGCTTGCCCAGGGCGACCCCACGCGGGTCTACGACTGGGGCGACATTCACCGCGCCGTACAGGAAAAACTGGGACTACCGCCCATCTTTCCCAACCTCTTTGAGGTGCTGGCGGAGGCCAGGTTTGAGAACGAGATGCTCTACCCCGATGTGCTAACCGGGCTGGCGGCGTTCCGCAGCCAGGGCTACCGCATTGCGGTAGCGACCAATGGCCTGGCCAGGTATCAGCAAGTTCTGGTAGACAAGCTGGCGATCCCCTACGACCGGATGCTGGCCCCGGATATTTCGCAAGCCCTAAAGCCCGACCCGGCTTTCTGGAACCCGGTGCGAAGCGAACCAGTAGACACCATTGTGCACATCGGCGACCTGCTCAGCCAGGACATCTGGGGCGCCAACGGAGCGGGCCTGGTAGCGGTGTGGATCTGGCGCACCATGCCCCAGGACTGGCGAGCAACGCCCGTACATGAGCGCACCCGCCGCCCGGATCTCGACGCCGTAATCGAAGCCAGGGTGCAGCGTGAACTCGAGGAACACGGTTTTGTGGGCCGCGTTCGCCCCCAGGCCCCGCCCCAGCCCGATTACATCGTGGCCGACCTGCACGAACTACGGGCCGTGCTCAGGTAG
- a CDS encoding glycosyltransferase yields MISVIVPTHNRRELLEKKLRGLEAQQGEFEVIVVADGCTDDTLAFLRDYRPPYSLQVLQTGDGYGQGSGAANARNQGARAAKGDILLFSDDDVMPQAGWIEAHQKAHTEPRTVAVGRLILPPELRGSGAAELMGPRVFWWHVTGNNTSMPRALFEEVGGYDLAFSAYGGEDSDLGYRLMRAGVRLVFVREAVALHEAPEHRTRAVQKARQAGAAHVQVWQKHNDPRIAWALGVHPTLLAVKMALLPSLKGLLGKRGDYELAFAWGAWEALEASKNPRA; encoded by the coding sequence ATGATTTCGGTAATTGTGCCCACCCACAACCGCCGCGAGCTGCTGGAAAAAAAGCTGCGCGGCCTGGAAGCCCAGCAGGGCGAGTTTGAGGTGATCGTGGTGGCCGATGGCTGCACCGACGACACCCTGGCCTTTTTGCGGGATTATCGCCCTCCCTACAGCTTGCAGGTGCTACAGACCGGCGATGGCTATGGGCAGGGTAGCGGGGCTGCGAATGCCCGTAACCAGGGAGCCAGGGCAGCCAAGGGCGATATTTTGCTCTTCTCCGACGACGACGTGATGCCCCAGGCGGGCTGGATTGAGGCCCACCAGAAGGCCCATACCGAGCCCCGCACGGTTGCGGTGGGGCGGCTGATACTGCCCCCCGAACTGCGCGGCAGCGGGGCTGCCGAGCTGATGGGGCCTAGGGTTTTCTGGTGGCACGTGACCGGCAACAACACCTCCATGCCCAGGGCGCTGTTTGAGGAGGTGGGCGGTTACGACCTGGCCTTCAGCGCCTATGGCGGCGAGGACTCCGACCTGGGCTACCGGCTGATGCGAGCAGGGGTGCGGCTGGTTTTTGTGCGGGAGGCGGTAGCGCTGCACGAAGCCCCGGAGCACCGCACCCGGGCCGTCCAGAAAGCGAGGCAGGCGGGCGCGGCCCATGTGCAGGTCTGGCAGAAGCACAATGACCCCCGGATCGCCTGGGCCCTGGGGGTACACCCCACCCTGCTGGCCGTGAAGATGGCCTTGCTGCCCAGCCTGAAGGGGCTGCTGGGAAAGCGGGGCGATTATGAGCTGGCCTTTGCCTGGGGGGCCTGGGAAGCCCTCGAGGCCAGCAAGAATCCTCGAGCCTGA